The following DNA comes from Buttiauxella agrestis.
AAGCCCTCCTTGATTGATCTCCAACGCGTGAACCAATATCCCCGGCCGATTAAAGGGAAGATTAAAACGGGGCATTAGCGGTTTGCCTATTTTTTGTAGAAGCTGCGCTGCCACGATAAAATCACCCACCAACAAGCGCTCTGTACTGAAATTTGCGTTGCCGGTGGCTTGCTGCTGAATATCAATATTGCGTACAGTAATTTGATTTTTTCGAATTTGAATATAAATAAGAGCCATAATCTTCATCCCTGATAAATAGAAAATCGCTAATAACGCTTTGAGGCATTACAGTAGAGATGATAATTCGCTGAGTAAATGTCCGAAATCGTACAATGGAAGGAGATTAGTGAAATGAATGATTATTTAAAAATGGGAACAAAAAGCCGGTCCTCCGTGACCGGTTTTTTTACTGGCAGGCTTTCGCTTCTGCTTTGGTCAAGTCGCTACGGCTGCAATCCAGCGGGCGACCTGATACGCCTTTAGCGTCAATGGCGGCTTGTTGCGCAGAAACAATCACACCGTGAGCGCGATGTTTGCCCGTCCAGCTAACATCAGCTGTACCATCAGGAGTGGTAGAAATAGACAGCACAACGCCCTGACCAGTCGCTTCGTAGTAATTGTCGTTCACTTTTTTCAGCTTCATTTCTTTGCCGTTCAGGTAAACCGGACCGCCCTGGTCGATATGCACTTCGCCCGGCTGGCCTTTGCCGTTAAACAGCGGCAGCGCAGCGCTCGCAGAGAAGGCGACAAAACCCAGAACCATCACTAACGTTTTCAGCTTGCTCATCATTAACTCTCTTATCAGTATTTGTTCTCAACGTTCACGGTGGTGAATATGAGAAGTGGAATATTACCGGAGCGAGATAATGCTGCCGGACGCCGGTGCCTTTATTGATTTGTATCAAATTGCTGAATGGGTTTGATGGCGATTATTCTTAATAATGATGATTCACGCCACAACCCGTTTCAACGGGTTGTGGCGTCAGGTTTACTCTTGCGTCACGACTTTGCTGGCGGGCTGCTCGAGCACCATGGTCTGCGTCTGGCTCAGACTAACGCCCGCCGCACGCAGCATTTTGAGGATCTCATACAGCAAATCGCTGCGCGTGGAACTCACCATGCGCGGGCTGTTTACATAACCCGTCACACTCAGCACGATGCCCGTTGGCCCCAATTCTTTGAAGCTGACAGACGGTTTCGGGTTTTCCAGAATGGATTCATGCAGGTTATAGGCCTCAAGCAACAAATTGCGCACTTGCTCCGGGTCAATATCCAGCGGGAAGGTGAGGGCGATGGTTGCCACACCCTGGGCATTTCCCATGGTGGCATTACGCACGTTCTGCGAAATAAGCTGCGAGTTCGGTACAATTACCGTGGATTTGTCGCCTAACTGAATCTCGGTGGCGCGCACGTTGATGCGGCGAATATCACCCTCTACGCCGCTGATACTGACTAAATCGCCCACTTTCACCGGGCGCTCGGTTAACAGAATCAGGCCGGAGATAAAGTTCTTCACGATTTCCTGCAAACCAAAACCTATACCTACCGATAAGGCGCTCACAATCCAGGCCAGTTTGTTCCACTCAATGCCGAGCATTGAGAGCGTGAGCATGATAATCAGCACGTAACCGACGTTGGTAAACAGCGTCACCAGCGATGCGCGCAGACCGCGATCCATATTGGTTTTTGGCAGGAAATCGTTATCCAGCCAGCGGCGTGTGGATCGCAGCACGTACCAGCCGATCACCAGACACAGCACCGCATTTAACGCATGCGCCGGGATAATATTCATCCCTTCGAGGCCTTTTCCGCCCCACATATCGGCGATTTTTGTGAGCAACTCCATCGGCGTCGTGGTGCCAAAGGTGCCATTCAGTAGCGCCACGGCGGCCATCACTAGCAGCGACGTTTTCCCTAATGCGGAAAACAGCGTCGCCGCGAGTGACAGGTGGCGGTCGTTGAGACTCAGCGTACTTTTGAGGATTTTCCCGCTCTGGGTAGAAGGCGAGAAGACCGCTTCACACAGGTCAACCACGAAATGAATCAGCAGATACAGGCTGGAAACCACCAGGCCAATCCACAGCAATTCAAAGGTGACGAAGCGTGCCAGCGGGATGTAACCAATCAGCAGAGCCAGCAGGATAACGAACGCGGTGAGGCTGATGACGAGGTGAATTAAGCCTGCCACCGTTGAGCGGGCTTCGGTTTGCTCGCCGTCGGCGCGCATTTTGCGGCGTATGCGATTGACGCGAATCGGTGCGACCAGGCAATTGAGCGCCACCAGTAACGCGGAAAGGCCATTACCAAATAGTGTGGCGGCAATGCTCGCGCCGACCAGAGCATTCAGCTGTTCAATAATGCCGAAGATAAAGATAAAAGTGGCCAGCAAAATCGGGAACGAAGAGAGCGTTTTCGCCAGCGGATCGGCAATACCCGGCAGACGCCAGGAAGGGTGGCTGTTTGATAACAGCGCAATCCCCAGCCCGGCGATCACCGCAGAAAAATAGGTTAGCTCAACTAGCTGCTCGGCGAATTCGTTGATCCACGCAGAAGTATCAGGCAAACGTGTGAAGATATAACACAGCAGTTGCATGCTGATACCCAGCGTCAGCATGGTGCTTAACGTGGTGAAACAGGCCAGGAAGCTGCGACGAAAACGCCCTTGCGGCAGCCAGCGGGGTAAAACCCAGTTCATTGGGCTATCCAGGCCTCTGCGGCCAAACAGCCCGATTCCCAGCGCTAACAGCAAATAGATGCCGGTGCCCAGGCGCCATTCCTCGCTCCAGGCTTGATCCCAGGCCTCGCTAACTTGTGTGCCAAAATCGCCAAACCGAGCGGCGTCTTTATCGCTGGGGTCTATGACTGGCGACCAGAATTTCTCGCCGAGAATACTGCCGGTGTTGAGTGCAATTTGGGTTTTCAGCGCGTCGCGGCGCAGGCCGGAGATTTGTGACGAAAGGTTTTGCGCACCCACGGAAATCGCTTTGGTTTGCTCAATTTGGGTGGTGAGCAAGGTCTTGCTGCTGTTGAGCTGCTTGCGTTGGCTGACCACCTGCGGCGTTTCGGCAAGCGTACCCGGTGCGGGTGGTGGCCCCAGAACATCAAGCTGCGCCTGGATTTGAGTTAACTGCGGAGCCAGCGCTACGGCGAGTTTATCGGCCTCGCTTGCCAGTTTTTGCGAATCGTCGTTAAGGCTGGTGAATTGTTTGTCCGTTTTTGCGGTTGAGACTCGCTGTTTTAGCGCATCAAGGCGCTTTTGCAATGCAGGCAGCGCGGTGCTGGCATTGACTTTAGCAGGCTCTTCAGTGGCAGTTTGTCCTGTGGAATCATCCGCATGAGATAAGAAAGGAGTCAATATCAGGCAGGACAGGAATGCCAACAGTAACGGCATTTTGAACATTTTTTGCATCATCAGGATCGATCCAGTGAATCAATAAATTAACGGCTTAAAAACAATTTACTAAGAATATCTTGTATTGGTGTAAATGGGTAGTTCCGGGAGGCTATTTTAGCCGTTTTCCTCCGCTATTTCTTAGGGCTTTATAAGACTTACCTTAGAGATAATAAAGGTTTGGTACATGTTATTAAATGTGTATTTAACTTAAATTACCCAGCGTCGAAGAGATGGTGTTTTAAATTTCGATTTAAATATCACTGATGACGATAAATAAACATCCCCACAAGGATTGCGGGGAGGGAATAGGCTATCTATAGCCCGAATTATTTAACCGGAATAATGAAGGATGCATTATTCGAACAGGGTATTTTAATAATTAAAGGAATCTCCATGAAATTCAGCAAAATTGCATCCTCATTGGTTGCCGGGATTGCATTAGTCAGCGGTGCGGCTCAGGCCGATGCGGTGAGTGTTAATGGCGGCACCGTCCACTTTAAAGGTGAACTGGTGAATGCAGCATGTGCGGTAAGCACTCAGTCTTCCGATCAAACGGTGAAATTGGGCCAATACCGTACTGCGGCATTTACTAAAGTGGGCGATACCTCCGCTCAGATCCCATTCACTATCGTTCTTAACGACTGTGACACCACTGTGTCAACCCTGGCATCCGTGGCTTTCTCCGGCCAGACCGACGGAACTGACCCTACGCTGCTCGCCATCAACTCCGGTGATAACAGCACTACGGCAGGCGGCGTTGGTATTCAAATTCTGGACAACAAATCAAAAGTGCTGACCCCGGATGGCTCCACATTCTCCACCGCGCAGACCCTGATTGATGGCACCAACACCCTGCCATTCACCGCGCGTTATAAAGCAACTGCCGCCACTGCAACAGCAGGCCAGGCCAATGCTGACGCGACTTTCGTGATGAAATACGAATAATAAGTCTGAACAAGGATGACGACAGCCTCAGGGATGGGGCTGATGCAATGCAACTCTTTGGAAGGCGACAATGATAAGGATAATCCTGTTGTTCCTGCTATTCGTAACCAGCGTGTCGGTGCAGGCAAACCGCGTTGTGGTGGTCGACGGCGGGAAGGTAAAAATGCAGGGTTCACTGGTGAACGGAGGCTGCTCTGTGGCATCGGAAAGCCAGGATTTGACCGTGCAAATGGGACAATACAAAAGCTCCTTCTTTAAAGAGGTGGGTAACTACGCGCCTGTCAGTATTCCCTTTGCGATACATCTGACCGATTGCGATACCGAAATCTCTGATTTAGTGGGGATCTCCTTTCAGGGCGTCACGCCTGAGCAAGACCCGCAGGTATTTCTGGCCTCGACCCGTATTGGTGAGATTGATTCCAGCTCGGGAATTGGTCTGGCGTTATTTGATAGTGAGCAAAAGCTCATTATTCCTAATGCCGCACCAGGATATTTTGTGTCAATTAAAGAGCAAGAAACGACGCTGCATTTTACCGCTCGCTATCGTTCGGTGACACAACAAATGACGCCCGGAAATATCCATTCCGATGTCTGGTTTACGCTCATTTATCCCTGAATCATAGAATTTAATAATAGTCATAATGATGGTGCCGTGTGATGAATAATTTATTTAAACAAGGCTCGGCCGCAATGCTGTGCCTGTTAATTTTTTGCTTTAACGTACAAGCCGCGGGTGGTATTGCGCTGGGCGCGACACGCGTTATTTATCCTGCTGATGCTAAACAAACTTCGCTCTCGATTAATAATAGCGACAACAAAGAGCGCTACCTTGTGAATTCGTGGGTCGAAAATAACCTGGGCGTCAAAGATAAGACGTTTATCGTGACGCCTCCGCTTTTTGTCAGTGAACCCTCAAGCGAAAACACGCTGCGTATCATTTACGCAGGCCCGCCATTGCCCGCTGACCGCGAGTCCGTTTTCTGGATGAATGTGAAAGCCATTCCGTCAGTCGACAAAAGTAATCTCGAAGGCAGCAACGTGCTGCAACTGGCGATCCTGTCACGCATCAAACTGTTTGTGCGCCCTAAAAACCTGCAAATGCAGCCAGAAGAGGCGGTAAAACAGCTGCGCTTTAGCCGCAGCGGCGAACACCTGCGTGTTCACAATCCCTCTCCTTATTACATCAGCACGGTCAATCTGAAAGTCGGCAACGAGAAACTGGCCAATACCATGGTCGCGCCAAAAAGCGTGTCGCAGGTGATTATTCCCGCAGGCATAAAAGGCGCTATCTCGTTCCAGACGGTGAATGACTACGGTGCGGTCACGCCTGTGCAAGCAGGCGTAATGCTGTAATGCAGGTAATCTGCACAATAAGGATACCTGGCAGATGAACAATCAGTCACTCGCCCCGCTGACGGCGATGATAATGGCAGCACTCTGGCCCGGAACGAGCTCAGGTGAAAGCTACTTTAACCCTGGGTTTTTGTCGGCAGAAGATGCCGCCGTTGCGGATTTGTCGCGTTTTGAAAAAGGCAGCGATCAGGCTCCGGGTGAATATCGCGTCGATATCTGGCGTAACGATGAATTTATCGCCACTCAGGATATTCGTTTCATTGCCAGTGACGCCAAAAGCGGAAAAGTAAAATCAGGCGGACTGGTGCCGTGTCTGGACACTGACTGGCTCAAACGCCTCGGTTTAAACATGCTCGCCTATCCAGCGCTTGCCAGGTTGAAAGCCGGTGAATGTGTGCCGATGGAAGAGCTGATCCCGGGTTCCGAAACGCACTTTGATTTTGCCAAATTACGCCTGGATATCAGCTTGCCGCAGGCATCGCTGCTCAATAGCGCCAGGGGTTATATTCCCGCCCAGGAGTGGGATGAAGGTATCCCCGCCGCTCTGCTGAACTACAGCTTTACCGGCAACCACGGCAGTTCCGACGATAACTACTATTTAAGCCTGCAAAGTGGCCTGAACTATGGCCCGTGGCGGCTACGTAACAGCGGAGCCTGGAGCTACACCCGCGGCGATGACTACCGTTCCAGCCACTGGAATAACATCAGCACCTACGCGCAACGGACGATTATTCCGCTCAAAAGTGAACTGGTGATGGGCGACAGCAACACGGGCAGCGATGTGTTCGACAGCCTCGGCTTTCGCGGCGCACGGCTCTATTCGGCGGACAGTATGTACCCCGACAGTCTGCAAGGCTACGCGCCAACGGTGCGCGGCATCGCGCGAACTAACGCCAAAATTACCATCCGCCAGAACGGGTTTGTCATTTACCAAAGCTACGTCTCGCCGGGCGCGTTCGCTATCAGTGACCTGAACCCAACCTCTTCGAGTGGCGATCTCGACGTTACCCTGGAAGAAAAAGACGGAACCCAGCAAAAATACACTGTGCCTTACTCCACCGTTCCGCTGTTGCAGCGTGAAGGACGATTGAAATTCGATGTGGTTGCCGGGGATTTCCGCAGCGGCAGTGACCAACAAAACACACCATTCTTTACCCAGGCCACGCTCGTTGCCGGGCTATCTGATGGCTATACCGTTTACGGCGGCACGCAGCTTGCCGAGGATTACACCGCAATGGCGCTGGGGGCAGGCAAAAACCTCGGCGAATGGGGCGCCATTTCAATGGATGTTACCCATGCGCGCAGCCGGCTTGCGGACGACAGCGAGCATCAGGGGCAGTCATTACGCTTCCTGTACGCCAAATCACTCAGCGATTACGGCACCAACTTCCAGTTATTGGGCTACCGCTACTCGACGCGTGGGTTTTATACGCTCGACGAAGTGGCCTACAAAAATATTGAAGGCTATGAATACGCGACGGATGACGCCAGTGGGAATAAAACGGAGCCGGTTGTGCAGAGCTACCACAACTTGCGCTTCAGCAAGCGCGGGCGTTTTCAAATTAACGTTTCTCAGTCACTGGGCGATTACGGGTCGCTATATGTTTCAGGCAGCCAGCAAACTTACTGGGAAACCCATCAAAACAACACCTGGTATCAGACCGGGTACGCCAGTGGCTGGCGCGGGATAAGCTATT
Coding sequences within:
- a CDS encoding DUF3772 domain-containing protein produces the protein MQKMFKMPLLLAFLSCLILTPFLSHADDSTGQTATEEPAKVNASTALPALQKRLDALKQRVSTAKTDKQFTSLNDDSQKLASEADKLAVALAPQLTQIQAQLDVLGPPPAPGTLAETPQVVSQRKQLNSSKTLLTTQIEQTKAISVGAQNLSSQISGLRRDALKTQIALNTGSILGEKFWSPVIDPSDKDAARFGDFGTQVSEAWDQAWSEEWRLGTGIYLLLALGIGLFGRRGLDSPMNWVLPRWLPQGRFRRSFLACFTTLSTMLTLGISMQLLCYIFTRLPDTSAWINEFAEQLVELTYFSAVIAGLGIALLSNSHPSWRLPGIADPLAKTLSSFPILLATFIFIFGIIEQLNALVGASIAATLFGNGLSALLVALNCLVAPIRVNRIRRKMRADGEQTEARSTVAGLIHLVISLTAFVILLALLIGYIPLARFVTFELLWIGLVVSSLYLLIHFVVDLCEAVFSPSTQSGKILKSTLSLNDRHLSLAATLFSALGKTSLLVMAAVALLNGTFGTTTPMELLTKIADMWGGKGLEGMNIIPAHALNAVLCLVIGWYVLRSTRRWLDNDFLPKTNMDRGLRASLVTLFTNVGYVLIIMLTLSMLGIEWNKLAWIVSALSVGIGFGLQEIVKNFISGLILLTERPVKVGDLVSISGVEGDIRRINVRATEIQLGDKSTVIVPNSQLISQNVRNATMGNAQGVATIALTFPLDIDPEQVRNLLLEAYNLHESILENPKPSVSFKELGPTGIVLSVTGYVNSPRMVSSTRSDLLYEILKMLRAAGVSLSQTQTMVLEQPASKVVTQE
- the fimA gene encoding type 1 fimbrial major subunit FimA, with the protein product MKFSKIASSLVAGIALVSGAAQADAVSVNGGTVHFKGELVNAACAVSTQSSDQTVKLGQYRTAAFTKVGDTSAQIPFTIVLNDCDTTVSTLASVAFSGQTDGTDPTLLAINSGDNSTTAGGVGIQILDNKSKVLTPDGSTFSTAQTLIDGTNTLPFTARYKATAATATAGQANADATFVMKYE
- the fimI gene encoding type 1 fimbrial protein subunit FimI: MIRIILLFLLFVTSVSVQANRVVVVDGGKVKMQGSLVNGGCSVASESQDLTVQMGQYKSSFFKEVGNYAPVSIPFAIHLTDCDTEISDLVGISFQGVTPEQDPQVFLASTRIGEIDSSSGIGLALFDSEQKLIIPNAAPGYFVSIKEQETTLHFTARYRSVTQQMTPGNIHSDVWFTLIYP
- the fimC gene encoding type 1 fimbria chaperone FimC; this translates as MNNLFKQGSAAMLCLLIFCFNVQAAGGIALGATRVIYPADAKQTSLSINNSDNKERYLVNSWVENNLGVKDKTFIVTPPLFVSEPSSENTLRIIYAGPPLPADRESVFWMNVKAIPSVDKSNLEGSNVLQLAILSRIKLFVRPKNLQMQPEEAVKQLRFSRSGEHLRVHNPSPYYISTVNLKVGNEKLANTMVAPKSVSQVIIPAGIKGAISFQTVNDYGAVTPVQAGVML
- a CDS encoding fimbrial biogenesis usher protein, coding for MNNQSLAPLTAMIMAALWPGTSSGESYFNPGFLSAEDAAVADLSRFEKGSDQAPGEYRVDIWRNDEFIATQDIRFIASDAKSGKVKSGGLVPCLDTDWLKRLGLNMLAYPALARLKAGECVPMEELIPGSETHFDFAKLRLDISLPQASLLNSARGYIPAQEWDEGIPAALLNYSFTGNHGSSDDNYYLSLQSGLNYGPWRLRNSGAWSYTRGDDYRSSHWNNISTYAQRTIIPLKSELVMGDSNTGSDVFDSLGFRGARLYSADSMYPDSLQGYAPTVRGIARTNAKITIRQNGFVIYQSYVSPGAFAISDLNPTSSSGDLDVTLEEKDGTQQKYTVPYSTVPLLQREGRLKFDVVAGDFRSGSDQQNTPFFTQATLVAGLSDGYTVYGGTQLAEDYTAMALGAGKNLGEWGAISMDVTHARSRLADDSEHQGQSLRFLYAKSLSDYGTNFQLLGYRYSTRGFYTLDEVAYKNIEGYEYATDDASGNKTEPVVQSYHNLRFSKRGRFQINVSQSLGDYGSLYVSGSQQTYWETHQNNTWYQTGYASGWRGISYSLSMSWSKSVGISGNDRIMAFNLSVPFSTLLGHGYSRTSTLDRAYATFAASNNSDGDATVQTGIGGTLLEGRNLNYSVTQGYSDTNGYSGSANANWQATYGTLGLGYNYDRDQHDFNWQASGGVVGHADGVTFSQPLGDTNVLIKAPGASGVGVENQTGVKTDWRGYAVMPYATVYRYNRIALDTNTMDNHTDIENNVSNVVPTEGAVVRAEFNARIGVRAIITVTRGGKAVPFGSVVREETSGVTSMVGDEGQIYLSGLPLQGKLLVQWGDGKGSQCFAPYTLPPESLSQAVVVANATCS